Part of the Lysobacter enzymogenes genome is shown below.
CGCTGCGGGCGCAGCCGCGGCGCCGGGCCGAGCCTGAACGAGGCGCCCGCCGTCGGTCAGGTCTCCGACTTCCGGCTGAAGCGGCAGGGCGCGCGAACGATTCAACTGCGGTCCGGCGGGCAATACTTGACCGCTTTCCGCCCGGCCTTGTCGCCGCGGCACGCCGCACGTCCGCAGCATGGACGCGCTCGGACTCCCGGCTCCGTGGTTATGACCGACATCCTGCTCATCGAAGACGACGAACGCCTTGGCTCGCTGGTAGCCAATTACCTGGGCAAACACGGTTACGACGTGGTCCTGGAAAGCGACGGCGCGCGCGCCGTGGCCGCGATCCTGGAACTGCAACCGGCGGTGGTGCTGCTGGACCTGTCGCTGCCCGGCCAGGACGGTTTCGAGATCTGCCGCGCGGTGCGTTCGCGCTACGCCGGGGTCATCTGCATGCTGACCGCGCGCACCGACGACATCGACCAGGTGCTGGGGCTGGAACTCGGTGCGGACGACTACATCGGCAAGCCGATCGAGCCGCGGGTGCTGCTGGCGCGCCTGCGCGCGCACCTGCGTCGCGACCACGCCGCGCGCCAGACCGGCCGAGTGCTGCGCTTCGGCCAGCTGCGCATCGACTGCGAAACCCGCGAGGCGACCCTGCGCGAGGTCCGCATCGACCTGACCACGGCCGAGTTCGACCTGCTGGTGCTGCTGGCCGGACGCGCCGGCCAGATCCTCAGCCGCGACGACCTGCTGCAGGCGCTGCGCGGCATCCAGTTCGACGGGCTCGACCGTTCGATCGACGCGCGCATCTCGCGCCTGCGGCGCAAGCTCGGCGATCTGGCCGAGGAACCCGAACGGATCAAGACCGTGCGCGGCAAGGGCTATCTGTTCAACCGGGCCGCCTGGGAATGACGACCGCGCCGGCATGGCTGCGGTGGCTGTGGCCGCGCAAGCCGGACTGTCCCGCGGCCGGGCGGCGCGCGCGCGATCTCGGCAAGCAGGGCCACTTCGGCCTGTTCGTGCGCTATTACCTGATCGTGGTGCTGATCTACGCGGTGATCGTGGTCGGCGGCATCTCGGCGTGGCTCAGCATCACTTCGGAGAACAGCCGCGCCTACGGCGAGGCGCAGCTGCGCGGCACCCACTACCTGATCGAGCAGCGCTACCTGGAAACGCCGCGCGAGGACTGGCCGGCGCTGAGCGAGGAGCTCAGCGACCGCTTCGCCTATCCGGTGCGGCTGGCGCCGCTGGCCGAGCTGCGCGACACGCTGACCGCGCGCGAGTACCAGCGCGTGCTGCGCGGCGAAGTGGTGATGGAAAGCGAGGACGAGGCCTACACCTACCAGCGCCTGCCGGGCAGCGACCAGGCGGTCGCGCTCGGCGATTTCGACGATGTGATGGTGCAGGGCGTGCCGTGGAGCGACCTGGACCTGATCGACTCGATCGTGATCCTGGCGATGTACTTCCTCGCCATCGCGCTGCCGCTGTATTTCCTGGTCTACCGGTTCTGGCGCGACCTGCGCCGGCTGCGCACCACCGCCGAGGCGCTGAGCGCGGGCGAGCTCGACGCGCGCGCGCCGGAGGTCACCACGCGTCTGGTCAATCCGCTCGGCCATGCGCTGAACCAGATGGCCGGGCAGGTGCAGCAGGTGCTGGAAAGCCAGCGCATCCTCGCCCAGGCGGTCGCGCACGAGATCCGCACGCCGCTGGCGCGCATGCGCTTCGGCCTGGAAATGCTGGAGCAGGCCGGCGGCGACGACGAACGCGCGCATCTGCGCGAAGGCCTGGAGACCGACATCCAGCGGCTCGAGCATCTGGCCTCGCACAGCGTGGCCTACGCGCGGATCGGGCGCATGGTCGGGATCGAGCGCGCGCCGGTGCCGGTCGGCGCGTTGCTGGCCGACATGGCCGATGTGTTCGATCCGGAACCGCCGCTGCTGCTGAGCTTCGATTGCGGCGGCGTCGACAGCCTGCCGGCCAATCACGAGGCGCTGGAGCTGGCGCTGCGCAATCTGATCGGCAACGCGCTGCGGCATGCGCGCACGCGCGTGGCGGTCAGCGTGGCGCGCAGCGGCGACGGTTATGCGCTGTGCGTCGACGACGACGGCGAAGGCGTGCCCGAAGCCGACCGCGAGCGCGTGTTCCAGCCGTTCGCGCAATTGCGCAAGCATCCCGAAGGCTTCGGCCTGGGATTGGCGCTGGTGCGGGTGGTCGCCGAAAAGCACGGCGGCCGCGCCAGCGTCGGCGATTCCGCGCTCGGCGGCGCGCGCTTCCGCATCGACTTGCCCGGGCAGTAACGCGAGGCCTTCCGGCTTCGCCCTTCTGCGCCCGCCAAGCGGCGCCCGCCAAGCGGCGCCCGCCAAGCGGCGCGCAGACCCCGCCGTTTCAGCGAGCCGACCGCCCCAGGGCCGCCGGCTGCCGGGCCGCGTCTGCGCCGGCCCCGTTGCGCCCATTCCCTACGTCTCAGTAACACTCCGTTACCGAGCGTCGACCGCAGTCACCCACGCGCCCAGATACTCCCACTGACGCGCCTCGCGCGCGCCCGCAGCATGGTCCCGTCCCCCCACGACGGAGTGTTTCCCCCATGCAACGCAAGCTGTTCGCGCTCGGCGCCGCCGCGCTGGCGCTGTCCTTCTCGACCGCCGCCAGCGCCCAGGGCGCCGGCGATCGCGAAGGTTTCTACGTATTCGGCGGCGTCGGCGCCGCGATGACCCAATGGGACGCCAAGCGTTCGGCGCTGCCGGCCGGGCAGAAGCGCAGCCAGGACAAGACCGGCGCCAGCCTGGTGCTCGGCGGCGGCTACCGCTTCAACCAGTACTTCGCCGTGGAAGGCTCCTACCACGACATGTTCAGCGAGGTCAGCCGCCGCGGCGTGGGCGACTACGACACCCGCACGCTGCAGCTCAGCGCGCTCGGAATCATCCCGATCGGCGAGCGCTTCGAAGTGTTCGGCAAGGCCTCGGTCGGCCGCGCGCGCAACGAATTCAGCCCCGCGCGCGGCGCGGTCGGCCTGAGCAAGGCCAGCGAGAGCGTCAACGTCGCCAGCCTCGGCGTCGGCGCCAACTACCACTTCAACGACCGCTTCGCCCTGCGCCTGGACGTGACCGGGCTCAGCAAGGCCGACGGCGGCAGTTTCCGCCGCAAGGCCGGCGCCGACGACCTCAAGACCGGCGAAGCCAGCCTCGCCGTGATGTACCGCTTCTGATCCGCCCATCGGCGGAAGCGGCGCGACCGCTTCCGCCTTCTTCCGAATTCAGCTGCCTCCCACCTTCCGCCGAGCGCGCCCGATGAACCTCGCGACCCGCTGCAACTTCTCCCGACATTTCCTGTGGAGGCGCGCATGAGCGGCCTGGCTGGGCTGTGGCGCGCGCAGCCGGATTGGGAGGACGAGCGCCTGCGCTACTGCATGCGTTCGATGATCCACGCCTTGCAGCACCGCGGCGCGCACGCGCATGCGCTGTGGAGCGACCCCGCCGCCGGCGTCGCCGTCGCCCATTGCCGCGAGCGCGCGGGCGCCGCGCAGCCGGTCGCCAGCGCCGACGGCCGCTATCTGCTGAGCATGGACGGCGCGCTGTACGAGCGCGAATCGCTGCACCGTTCGCTGATCGCATTGAACGCGGTCGGCGAGGAGGCCAGCGACGCCGAGCTGATGCTGGCCGCGATCGTGCGCTGGGGCCTGCGCCGCGCGCTGGCGCGCTGCGACGGCGCGTTCGCGCTGAGCCTGTGGGACCGCCAGGACCGGCAGCTGTGGCTGGCCCGCGACCGGGTCGGCGAGCGTCCGCTGTACTACGGCTGGATCGACGGCGATTTCGCCTACGGTTCCGAACTCAAGGCGCTGCACCGCCATCCCGGCTTCGACGCGCCGGTGGACCGCGACGCGTTGAGCCTGCTGTTGCGCTACGACTACATTCCCGCGCCGTTCTCGATCCACTGCGGCGTGTTCAAGCTCGCCCCGGGCACCTTGCTGCGGCTGACGTACCAGGCGCTGCGCGCCGGCGCCGGCGCGCACCAACCCGAGCGCGACGCGCAGACCTACTGGTGCGCGCGCCAGCGCATGGCCGAGGCGGTCGAACTGCGCGGCGAGCTCGGCGCCGACGAGGCCGTCGACCAGCTCGAAATCCTGCTGCAACAGGCGGTCAGCGCGCGCATGCGCGCGCCGTGCGCGGTCGGCGCGTTCCTGTCCGGCGGCACCGATTCCTCGCTGGTGACGGCGATGATGCAGGCGCAGTCGGCGACGCCGGTCGACACCTACGCGATCGGCTTCGACGACGACCGCCACGACGAAAGCGACTGGGCGCGCGCGGTGGCGCGCGCGCTCGGCACCCGCCACACCGAGCACCGGGTCGGCGGGCGCGAGGCGCTGGAGGCAATCGAGCGCCTGCCGCAGGTGTGGTGCGAACCGTTCGCCGATTCCTCGCAGGTGCCGACCCTGATCGCCAGCGAACTGGTCGCGCGGCGCAGCCCGGTGGCGCTGACCGGCGACGGCGGCGACGAACTGTTCTTCGGCCATTCGGCGTATTGCCGCGCGGTGCGCAACGCGCGCTGGAACGAGCGCGTGCCGGCGCCGCTGCGCCGGCTGGCGCCGCGCCGCAGCGGCGACGGCGCCGAGCGCGCGCGCCTGGGCGGGCTGCGCGCGCTGTGGGCCGAACTCGGCGCGCAGCGCGTGGAAGACCATTACCTGCAACGGGTCTCGCGCTGGCGCGACCCGGCCGCCGCGGTGCCCGGCGCGCGCGAACCGGCGACCCTGTTCGGCGACTGCGCCGGCCACCTGCCGGTCGGCGACGCCGCCGACCGCGTGCAATACCTCGATTTCCGCATGGACCTGCCGAACGGCATCCTGACCAAGATCGACCGCGCCGGCAGCGCCTGCGGCCTGGAGACGCGCTCGCCGCTGCTGGACCGCAGCGTGATCGAGTTCGCCTGGTCGCTGCCGACCTCGCTCAAGCACCATCGCGGCGAGCAGAAGTACGTGCTCAAGCGCCTGCTCGAACGCTATCTGCCGCACAAGCTGATCTATCGCCCGAAGACCGGCTTCGGCGCGCCGGTGTCGCGCTGGCTGCGCGGGCCGCTGCGCGAATGGGCCGAGGCGCTGCTGGACGAATCGCGGCTGCGCCGCGAAGGCCACTTCGACCCGCGCGCGATCCGCACGGTCTGGAACGAGTTCCAGGCCGGCGAGCGCAAGTGGCATACCCATCTGTGGAACGTGCTGATGTTCCAGGCCTGGCTGGAGCGGCACCGCTACGCCGCGGCGCCGCTGCCGCTGGCGTTGGCGGCCGAGATGGCGCCGGCCGCCGCGCCGCGCCGGCTCGGCGCGCTGGAGAGCGCGGCCGGCTGACCGCTGCGCGTCGACAGCGCGCGCAGCGCTGGCCGCTGCGCGCCGGCGGCGGCATCATGGCCGCCCCGAACGCGCAACCACGGCCTTTGCATGGACTCACTCGCGCTGATGCGCAGCTTCCGCCGAGTGGTGGAACTCGGCAGCTTCGCCCGCGCCGCCGACGACTTGAACCTGTCGGCCGCCGGCCTGAGCAAGCAGGTGCGCCAGCTCGAGGCGCGGCTGGGCACGGTGCTGATCCAGCGCACCACCCGGCGCATGAGCCTCACCGACGGCGGCCGGCTGTATTTCGCCGAATGCGGCCGGCTGCTCGACGAGATCGACGCGCTGGAGCAGCGCGTGCGCGAAGGCTCCGAGCGCGTCGACGGCCTGCTGCGGGTCAGCGCGCCGCTGTCGTTCGGGCTGCGCGTGCTGTCGCCGCTGTTGAGCCGGTTTCTGGCCGAACACGCGCATCTGCGCCTGGATTTAGTGTTGGAAGACCGCGTCGTCGACTTGGTCGGCGAAGGCTTCGACGTGGCGGTGCGGCTGCGCGCCGAACTGGAGGATTCCAGCCTGGTCGCGCGCCGGCTCGGCAGCGTGGGGCAGCTGCTGTGCGCCGCGCCGGACTACCTGCGCCGCCGCGGCGAGCCGCGCACGCCGCAGGAGTTGTGCGGGCATGCGCTGCTCGGCTACAGCCTGTCCGAATCGCCGCGCGCGTGGCGCCTGCAGGGCGAAGACGGCGAACGCGAGTTCATGCTGCCGGCGCCGCGCGTGGCCGCCAACAACAGCCTGTTGCTGCGCGATCTGCTCGTCGACGGCCATGGCGTCGGCAGCCTGCCGGCGTTCGTGGCGGCGCCCGACATCGCCGCCGGCCGCCTGCGCGAAGTGCTGCCGCGCCATCGCCAGCCGCCGCGGCACGTGCACGCGGTCTACGCCACCGGCCGCCACCTGCCGGCCAAGGTGCGCGCCTTCGTCGATTTCCTCGGCGAGCGGCTGCCGGCGGCGCTGGCCGATTGCTGAGCGCCAGCGAATAGTCCCTGCACCCGGCGCGGCTGTTTCGCCCGCGCCGCGGCGCCCAAGCTGTCTCCACGCGGCCGCTCAGCGCCGCCCTCGAACCGCGCTGTACCGGCGCGAACGCATGGAGACTTTCGATGAAACCCGTATCCGCTTTTGTCGGCGCCGCACTGGCGCTGGCCTTGTCCGCGCCCGCCGCGGCCGCCGACGTCGGCCGCAGCCCCTGGGGCGCCGACGACCAGATCGGCCGCCTGAACCTGATCACCGAGCAATCCACCGCGGCGGTGCTCGGCCGCCTGCGCGGCGGCAAGGTCTACGACTTGGCCACCGAGTACTTCGTCGGCATGCCGAGCTGGCAGGCCGCGGGCGATCCGCACTACCAGTTCTGGATGACCCACACCCCGCGCGGCACCCAGGTCGACGACCCGATGCAGGTCGGCGCGGCGATGAACGCCCACACCAGCTACACCGGCTCCGCGTTCTCGATGTACACCCACACCGGTACCCATATCGATGCGCTGAACCATTTCGGCATCGGCGGGCGCATCTGGAACGGGTTCGAGGCCGACAAACATCTCGGCGACCGCGGCTGGAACAAGGCCGGGATCGAGAAATTCCCGCCGCTGATCGCGCGCGG
Proteins encoded:
- a CDS encoding winged helix-turn-helix domain-containing protein, which translates into the protein MTDILLIEDDERLGSLVANYLGKHGYDVVLESDGARAVAAILELQPAVVLLDLSLPGQDGFEICRAVRSRYAGVICMLTARTDDIDQVLGLELGADDYIGKPIEPRVLLARLRAHLRRDHAARQTGRVLRFGQLRIDCETREATLREVRIDLTTAEFDLLVLLAGRAGQILSRDDLLQALRGIQFDGLDRSIDARISRLRRKLGDLAEEPERIKTVRGKGYLFNRAAWE
- a CDS encoding porin family protein, whose product is MQRKLFALGAAALALSFSTAASAQGAGDREGFYVFGGVGAAMTQWDAKRSALPAGQKRSQDKTGASLVLGGGYRFNQYFAVEGSYHDMFSEVSRRGVGDYDTRTLQLSALGIIPIGERFEVFGKASVGRARNEFSPARGAVGLSKASESVNVASLGVGANYHFNDRFALRLDVTGLSKADGGSFRRKAGADDLKTGEASLAVMYRF
- a CDS encoding ATP-binding protein; translation: MTTAPAWLRWLWPRKPDCPAAGRRARDLGKQGHFGLFVRYYLIVVLIYAVIVVGGISAWLSITSENSRAYGEAQLRGTHYLIEQRYLETPREDWPALSEELSDRFAYPVRLAPLAELRDTLTAREYQRVLRGEVVMESEDEAYTYQRLPGSDQAVALGDFDDVMVQGVPWSDLDLIDSIVILAMYFLAIALPLYFLVYRFWRDLRRLRTTAEALSAGELDARAPEVTTRLVNPLGHALNQMAGQVQQVLESQRILAQAVAHEIRTPLARMRFGLEMLEQAGGDDERAHLREGLETDIQRLEHLASHSVAYARIGRMVGIERAPVPVGALLADMADVFDPEPPLLLSFDCGGVDSLPANHEALELALRNLIGNALRHARTRVAVSVARSGDGYALCVDDDGEGVPEADRERVFQPFAQLRKHPEGFGLGLALVRVVAEKHGGRASVGDSALGGARFRIDLPGQ
- a CDS encoding cyclase family protein, encoding MKPVSAFVGAALALALSAPAAAADVGRSPWGADDQIGRLNLITEQSTAAVLGRLRGGKVYDLATEYFVGMPSWQAAGDPHYQFWMTHTPRGTQVDDPMQVGAAMNAHTSYTGSAFSMYTHTGTHIDALNHFGIGGRIWNGFEADKHLGDRGWNKAGIEKFPPLIARGVMLDVAAAKGVDMLPDAYRITRQDLREALARQKLQLQRGDIVLIRTGRMKLFEQADAYIAKPPGLGIDAARYLVEDAGAMVIGADNLSLETFPSEVQGEYVPLHTYLLAQHGVPIIELIALDELSRDQVYEFAFIGGPLKIRGGDAAPLRPVAIPLR
- a CDS encoding LysR family transcriptional regulator; translation: MDSLALMRSFRRVVELGSFARAADDLNLSAAGLSKQVRQLEARLGTVLIQRTTRRMSLTDGGRLYFAECGRLLDEIDALEQRVREGSERVDGLLRVSAPLSFGLRVLSPLLSRFLAEHAHLRLDLVLEDRVVDLVGEGFDVAVRLRAELEDSSLVARRLGSVGQLLCAAPDYLRRRGEPRTPQELCGHALLGYSLSESPRAWRLQGEDGEREFMLPAPRVAANNSLLLRDLLVDGHGVGSLPAFVAAPDIAAGRLREVLPRHRQPPRHVHAVYATGRHLPAKVRAFVDFLGERLPAALADC